The following coding sequences lie in one Onychomys torridus chromosome X, mOncTor1.1, whole genome shotgun sequence genomic window:
- the Rtl5 gene encoding retrotransposon Gag-like protein 5, with translation MSEAAGNLNSLLLANVALREELNALRGENAHLGLQLGRALAEVNSLRGNVSSYVQWQGPIVPVLAEENFELLLSETDPAPEEEVPFLCWPPPRTDPEYVSDDLLINVVQDYTNPDGSTDPPLSPSLSQSELHFPASKEPPLQVLLPPLERPDIEPFSGDPVYLAEFLMQLETFIADHEDHFPGGAERVAFLISFFTGEARDWAISVTQEGSALHDNFPRFLDEIRKEFCGPIPSRVAKKAIRKLKQGDCTLGSYADAFQFLAQFLSWDDCRLQNQFLKGLSDFFRKELLWSTEMADLDELILECVEIERKVRVPKPVPPPEVQGSFCPFAPVLNEDENEGVEYYCENEDEGDEAGGHRLYLMDQRMHMKAFSQELREEEEEQQEEEEEMRREEEEMEDEEDEDDEEEYEDEDEEEEEEEEDKEEEMKKNEDGGENKYEEEDEFEVRVLELEQEQGRAEIQHEHVYVHDYTHAHMHALAAHHHGLHGELVEMEEPVLVDSSTQTVSSAIGYHAENYLGVSPSIIHSGRQRNQNRVPLLEGLPDTNSPFYSSPPPLIHHAGHLGQRQMQRHPSVLFCLTPRQGGHRAQGRIRV, from the coding sequence ATGTCAGAGGCGGCGGGAAATCTCAATAGCCTCCTCTTGGCGAATGTGGCCCTGCGAGAGGAGTTAAATGCTCTTCGAGGAGAGAATGCCCACCTGGGCCTGCAGCTCGGAAGAGCCTTGGCCGAGGTTAATTCCTTGCGGGGCAATGTCTCGAGCTACGTCCAGTGGCAGGGACCCATAGTGCCCGTCCTTGCGGAGGAGAACTTTGAGTTACTGCTCAGTGAGACCGATCCCGCTCCCGAGGAGGAGGTGCCTTTCCTGTGCTGGCCTCCTCCTCGCACAGATCCCGAGTATGTCTCAGATGATCTTTTGATTAACGTGGTCCAGGACTATACCAATCCCGACGGGTCCACTGACCCTCCTCTGTCACCCAGCCTGTCCCAGTCGGAGCTGCACTTCCCCGCGTCAAAGGAGCCACCCCTCCAGGTCCTTCTGCCACCGTTGGAGCGGCCAGACATAGAACCCTTTTCAGGCGACCCAGTCTACCTGGCTGAATTTCTGATGCAGCTAGAGACTTTCATAGCAGATCACGAGGATCACTTCCCTGGGGGCGCGGAACGGGTGGCctttttgatttcctttttcacAGGGGAAGCGAGAGACTGGGCTATCTCAGTCACTCAGGAAGGAAGCGCCTTGCATGACAACTTCCCGCGCTTCCTCGATGAAATCCGTAAGGAATTCTGCGGCCCCATCCCCTCGCGCGTGGCTAAAAAGGCCATCCGTAAGCTGAAGCAGGGAGACTGTACCCTGGGCAGCTATGCAGATGCTTTTCAATTCTTGGCCCAGTTCTTGTCCTGGGATGACTGTCGCCTCCAAAACCAGTTCCTCAAAGGCTTGTCAGATTTTTTCCGAAAGGAACTCTTATGGTCAACTGAAATGGCAGACCTGGATGAGCTGATTCTTGAGTGTGTGGAGATAGAAAGGAAAGTGCGTGTCCCCAAGCCAGTCCCACCCCCTGAAGTTCAAGGTAGCTTCTGCCCTTTTGCTCCAGTTCTTAACGAGGATGAAAACGAAGGCGTGGAGTACTATTGTGAGAATGAGGATGAGGGTGATGAGGCAGGCGGCCACAGGCTTTATCTGATGGACCAGAGGATGCACATGAAGGCTTTCTCAcaagagctgagggaggaggaggaggagcagcaggaggaggaggaggagatgaggagagaggaagaagagatggaggatgaggaagatgaggaTGATGAAGAGGAGtatgaggatgaagatgaggaggaggaagaggaggaagaagacaaggaggaggagatgaagaagaacGAGGATGGTGGTGAAAATAAGTATGAGGAGGAAGATGAATTTGAGGTTAGGGTCCTGGAGCTAGAACAGGAGCAAGGGAGGGCGGAGATCCAGCAtgaacatgtgtatgtgcatgactACACGCATGCGCACATGCATGCACTTGCTGCCCACCATCACGGCCTACATGGAGAGCTGGTGGAGATGGAAGAACCTGTCCTTGTTGACAGTTCAACCCAGACCGTTAGCTCTGCAATCGGCTACCATGCTGAGAATTACCTGGGTGTATCACCTTCCATAATACATTCTGGCAGACAGAGGAACCAGAATCGAGTCCCACTTCTGGAGGGTCTTCCAGATACCAATTCTCCCTTCTACagctcaccaccaccactgaTTCACCATGCAGGTCACTTGGGGCAACGCCAAATGCAGAGACACCCCTCAGTGCTATTCTGCCTCACTCCTAGACAGGGGGGCCACCGAGCTCAAGGCCGAATTCGCGTGTGA
- the Nhsl2 gene encoding NHS-like protein 2 isoform X1: MDRGESLTLFWSRGAAANSGRENATATAHSRSSWRQPVNVFLSSGRPPSVEELLREAQLNLQSLLQEEYEEQYSEARLLGQTFRSSDEAPEPTPSQRPQSAKRLEFVLMPAKPQLSEDEPTTQGVRAPEACLSLSTADQQTSWNGPFPLPVLKEKHWLQPCSTQSDLVPINISGQQFDRHASFRHSLFNTETAVNPKSTLRRRRTIIGFSNFSQRDPGHSNSPAGSLACSATSDIRPGHSAPQVVQGRVAIGQEARFPSLTSPGLRHSSSEPADPHQARGDPDPPGMESMAVVYSVPSSCNGPTESTFSASWKGEAFTYMTPSASSQGNQVTENGKNPSSGNSWVSLNTLPPLVPKEAATLFVTRDNPAGCTGLPRYSEHLTQRRQIPERPPKIGLLARGTSRLETGPGGTNRFRERSLSVPTDSGVTSVDYDEEQKASEACILPYASTSSEGSNSTDNIAALSTDQEARHRRQRSKSISLKKAKKKPSPPMRSVSLVKDEPVHPPEGELAMPKDQRPRSLCLSLEHQGHHLSQPDAQGHSQGSVAALKDPEGTQFSHHWYLTDWKSGDTYQSLSSSSTATGTTVIECTQVQGSSESLASPSTSRATTPSQLSIEVEAREVASPGRPTGLMSPSSGYSSQSETPTPTVSMSLTLGHLPPPSTSVRVRPVVPERKSSLPPTSPMEKVCKSRLSFDLPLTSSATLDLSEMSISIRSKTKVSRHHSDTNFGAKLAQKTSPNQPIMPMVTQSDLRSVRLRSISKSEPEDDIESPDYTEEPGAEEVFTLPEKKVKPPIAEKPPLARRPPSLIHRPPSLPGEHPLTSPTTAMTPRSSVPHMKQLPQDSYTVLRKPKSPSFPSGRSPGESTAPSTLVFTPLAGSSGAFFSGTQQPPQASVEDGGAKVRALPERISLQSQEEAEKKISKIPPPVPKKPSVLYLPLTSPVAQMDACMAEPRLPFSPIITLEEDAKCPSAAAAGDDLKSPGKQMASAPPIDSKKEAISPGRPVEPSTEEKSLISDKTAEWISEEDDDVFVASRTTEDLFTVIHRSKRKLLGWKEPGEAFPGSRPSSHSPVKNTADSPTSESAAATGPSASLDAGRNDDFKALLQKKGSKATPRTRPSAAELLKTTNPLARRIMAQFSKDYEPTDNPGT, encoded by the exons CTGCAGCTAACTCGGGTCGGGAAAATGCGACAGCGACTGCCCACTCGAGGTCGTCATGGCGACAGCCAGTGAACGTGTTCCTCTCCTCGGGCAGGCCCCCGAGTGTAGAGGAACTGCTTCGCGAGGCGCAGCTCAATCTCCAGAGCCTGTTGCAAG AAGAATATGAGGAACAGTATTCGGAGGCCAGACTTCTGGGGCAGACCTTCCGCTCTTCTGATGAGGCCCCTGAGCCTACTCCCAGCCAAAGGCCCCAGTCTGCCAAGCGTCTGGAGTTTGTATTGATG CCTGCAAAACCGCAGCTGAGCGAGGATGAGCCCACAACCCAAGGTGTGAGGGCCCCTGAGGCCTGCCTGAGCCTGTCTACAGCCGACCAGCAAACTTCCTGGAATGGTCCCTTCCCGCTACCCGTCCTAAAGGAGAAGCACTGGCTTCAGCCCTGCTCCACGCAGTCTGACCTTGTGCCCATCAACATCTCTG GGCAGCAGTTTGATAGACATGCAAGTTTTCGACACTCGTTGTTTAACACAGAGACAGCCGTGAACCCCAAGTCCACCCTGAGGCGGAGGCGGACCATTATTGGATTCTCTAACTTTTCTCAGCGAGACCCAG GTCACAGCAACAGCCCAGCAGGCAGCCTGGCCTGCTCTGCCACCTCAGACATCAGGCCCGGCCACTCAGCTCCACAAGTTGTTCAGGGAAGAGTTGCTATTGGGCAGGAAGCTCGGTTTCCAAGTCTCACCTCGCCAGGACTGAGACACTCTTCTAGTGAGCCTGCAGACCCTCACCAGGCACGTGGTGACCCAGACCCTCCTGGCAtggagagcatggcagtggtGTACAGTGTCCCCAGTTCTTGCAATGGACCAACAGAGTCAACGTTCTCCGCTTCCTGGAAGGGAGAAGCTTTCACATACATGACTCCAAGTGCCAGCAGCCAGGGCAATCAAGtcactgaaaatggaaaaaatcctTCCTCTGGAAATTCCTGGGTGTCTCTGAACACACTCCCACCTCTGGTCCCTAAGGAGGCGGCTACCCTTTTTGTCACCCGGGATAACCCAGCAGGATGCACTGGGCTACCCAGATACTCTGAGCACCTCACTCAACGAAGGCAAATACCAGAAAGACCTCCCAAGATTGGCCTTCTGGCCCGTGGTACCTCAAGACTGGAAACAGGCCCAGGCGGGACCAACAGATTCCGGGAGCGGTCACTGTCTGTGCCCACAGACTCCGGTGTCACCTCAGTGGACTATGACGAAGAACAGAAGGCGAGTGAGGCCTGCATCCTGCCTTATGCCAGTACAAGCTCTGAAGGTAGTAACAGTACTGACAACATTGCAGCCCTCAGCACTGACCAAGAGGCGcggcacaggaggcagagatccaaaaGCATTTCACTCAAGAAGGCTAAAAAGAAGCCCTCTCCACCCATGCGAAGTGTCTCACTAGTGAAAGACGAGCCAGTCCACCCACCAGAAGGGGAATTGGCAATGCCCAAGGACCAGAGGCCCAGGAGCCTTTGCCTCTCCTTGGAACACCAAGGGCATCATTTGTCTCAGCCAGATGCTCAAGGTCACTCTCAAGGCTCTGTGGCAGCTCTCAAAGATCCGGAAGGCACACAGTTCTCTCACCACTGGTATCTTACTGACTGGAAGTCTGGTGACACCTACCAGTCCTTGTCCAGCTCCAGCACTGCCACTGGGACCACAGTCATTGAGTGCACTCAAGTTCAGGGAAGCTCAGAGTCTCTGGCCTCCCCTTCCACCTCCAGAGCGACCACACCCTCCCAGCTCTCCATTGAGGTGGAAGCCAGGGAAGTGGCCTCCCCTGGAAGGCCCACTGGACTGATGTCTCCTTCCAGTGGATACTCCAGCCAGTCAGAGACGCCCACACCCACTGTCTCCATGTCCTTGACCCTGGGCCACTTACCTCCTCCAAGCACCAGTGTCCGAGTACGTCCAGTGGTACCAGAAAGGAAGTCATCACTGCCTCCAACGTCACCAATGGAAAAAGTCTGCAAGTCGCGGTTATCATTTGACCTCCCGCTGACCTCTTCAGCCACCCTGGATCTGTCCGAGATGAGTATCTCCATCCGCAGCAAAACCAAGGTGAGCCGTCATCACTCTGATACCAATTTTGGGGCCAAACTGGCACAGAAAACCAGTCCAAACCAGCCAATCATGCCCATGGTCACTCAGTCTGACCTCCGTTCTGTTCGCCTGAGGTCAATCAGCAAGTCTGAGCCAGAAGATGACATTGAGAGCCCGGATTACACTGAGGAGCCTGGAGCAGAAGAAGTCTTCACCTTGCCAGAGAAAAAAGTGAAGCCTCCCATAGCCGAGAAACCTCCACTGGCCCGAAGGCCTCCAAGTTTGATTCACAGGCCGCCCTCTCTCCCTGGGGAGCATCCACTAACTTCTCCTACTACGGCTATGACACCCAGGAGCTCCGTTCCACACATGAAGCAGCTCCCCCAAGACAGCTACACAGTGTTGCGGAAACCAAAGTCACCCAGCTTCCCCAGTGGCAGGAGCCCGGGGGAGTCGACAGCGCCCTCCACCCTTGTCTTCACACCTCTTGCCGGTTCCTCTGGTGCTTTCTTCTCAGGAACACAGCAACCTCCCCAGGCCAGTGTAGAAGATGGGGGTGCCAAGGTGAGAGCCCTGCCTGAAAGAATCAGCCTCCAGAGCCAGGAAGAAGCTGAGAAAAAGATCAGCAAGATTCCACCTCCGGTACCAAAAAAGCCCAGTGTGCTCTACCTGCCTCTCACCTCCCCTGTAGCTCAAATGGATGCCTGCATGGCAGAACCAAGGCTGCCTTTCAGCCCCATCATCACCCTGGAGGAAGATGCCAAGTGTCCCTCCGCCGCTGCCGCCGGTGATGACTTGAAGTCACCTGGTAAACAGATGGCTTCGGCTCCTCCCATTGACAGTAAAAAggaggccatctctccag GGAGGCCTGTAGAACCAAGCACCGAAGAGAAAAGTTTAATCAGTGATAAAACAGCCGAATGGATCTCGGAGGAGGATGATGACGTGTTTGTGGCTTCTCGCACAACTGAAGATTTGTTTACTGTGATCCACAG GTCCAAAAGAAAGCTACTAGGCTGGAAAGAGCCTGGGGAGGCCTTCCCAGGCAGCAGACCCAGCTCCCATTCGCCAGTGAAGAACACAGCTGACTCTCCCACCAGTGAGTCCGCTGCTGCCACAGGGCCAAGTGCCAGCCTAGATGCTGGCAGAAATGATGATTTCAAGGCCTTGCTCCAGAAGAAGGGAAGTAAGGCAACTCCCAGGACCCGCCCCTCAGCGGCCGAGCTGCTCAAGACCACTAACCCTCTGGCTCGAAGAATCATGGCACAGTTCTCAAAAGACTATGAACCCACTGACAACCCCGGTACCTAA
- the Nhsl2 gene encoding NHS-like protein 2 isoform X2 has translation MMGNSHHKQPRSKSQSTRMHSATGQQFDRHASFRHSLFNTETAVNPKSTLRRRRTIIGFSNFSQRDPGHSNSPAGSLACSATSDIRPGHSAPQVVQGRVAIGQEARFPSLTSPGLRHSSSEPADPHQARGDPDPPGMESMAVVYSVPSSCNGPTESTFSASWKGEAFTYMTPSASSQGNQVTENGKNPSSGNSWVSLNTLPPLVPKEAATLFVTRDNPAGCTGLPRYSEHLTQRRQIPERPPKIGLLARGTSRLETGPGGTNRFRERSLSVPTDSGVTSVDYDEEQKASEACILPYASTSSEGSNSTDNIAALSTDQEARHRRQRSKSISLKKAKKKPSPPMRSVSLVKDEPVHPPEGELAMPKDQRPRSLCLSLEHQGHHLSQPDAQGHSQGSVAALKDPEGTQFSHHWYLTDWKSGDTYQSLSSSSTATGTTVIECTQVQGSSESLASPSTSRATTPSQLSIEVEAREVASPGRPTGLMSPSSGYSSQSETPTPTVSMSLTLGHLPPPSTSVRVRPVVPERKSSLPPTSPMEKVCKSRLSFDLPLTSSATLDLSEMSISIRSKTKVSRHHSDTNFGAKLAQKTSPNQPIMPMVTQSDLRSVRLRSISKSEPEDDIESPDYTEEPGAEEVFTLPEKKVKPPIAEKPPLARRPPSLIHRPPSLPGEHPLTSPTTAMTPRSSVPHMKQLPQDSYTVLRKPKSPSFPSGRSPGESTAPSTLVFTPLAGSSGAFFSGTQQPPQASVEDGGAKVRALPERISLQSQEEAEKKISKIPPPVPKKPSVLYLPLTSPVAQMDACMAEPRLPFSPIITLEEDAKCPSAAAAGDDLKSPGKQMASAPPIDSKKEAISPGRPVEPSTEEKSLISDKTAEWISEEDDDVFVASRTTEDLFTVIHRSKRKLLGWKEPGEAFPGSRPSSHSPVKNTADSPTSESAAATGPSASLDAGRNDDFKALLQKKGSKATPRTRPSAAELLKTTNPLARRIMAQFSKDYEPTDNPGT, from the exons GGCAGCAGTTTGATAGACATGCAAGTTTTCGACACTCGTTGTTTAACACAGAGACAGCCGTGAACCCCAAGTCCACCCTGAGGCGGAGGCGGACCATTATTGGATTCTCTAACTTTTCTCAGCGAGACCCAG GTCACAGCAACAGCCCAGCAGGCAGCCTGGCCTGCTCTGCCACCTCAGACATCAGGCCCGGCCACTCAGCTCCACAAGTTGTTCAGGGAAGAGTTGCTATTGGGCAGGAAGCTCGGTTTCCAAGTCTCACCTCGCCAGGACTGAGACACTCTTCTAGTGAGCCTGCAGACCCTCACCAGGCACGTGGTGACCCAGACCCTCCTGGCAtggagagcatggcagtggtGTACAGTGTCCCCAGTTCTTGCAATGGACCAACAGAGTCAACGTTCTCCGCTTCCTGGAAGGGAGAAGCTTTCACATACATGACTCCAAGTGCCAGCAGCCAGGGCAATCAAGtcactgaaaatggaaaaaatcctTCCTCTGGAAATTCCTGGGTGTCTCTGAACACACTCCCACCTCTGGTCCCTAAGGAGGCGGCTACCCTTTTTGTCACCCGGGATAACCCAGCAGGATGCACTGGGCTACCCAGATACTCTGAGCACCTCACTCAACGAAGGCAAATACCAGAAAGACCTCCCAAGATTGGCCTTCTGGCCCGTGGTACCTCAAGACTGGAAACAGGCCCAGGCGGGACCAACAGATTCCGGGAGCGGTCACTGTCTGTGCCCACAGACTCCGGTGTCACCTCAGTGGACTATGACGAAGAACAGAAGGCGAGTGAGGCCTGCATCCTGCCTTATGCCAGTACAAGCTCTGAAGGTAGTAACAGTACTGACAACATTGCAGCCCTCAGCACTGACCAAGAGGCGcggcacaggaggcagagatccaaaaGCATTTCACTCAAGAAGGCTAAAAAGAAGCCCTCTCCACCCATGCGAAGTGTCTCACTAGTGAAAGACGAGCCAGTCCACCCACCAGAAGGGGAATTGGCAATGCCCAAGGACCAGAGGCCCAGGAGCCTTTGCCTCTCCTTGGAACACCAAGGGCATCATTTGTCTCAGCCAGATGCTCAAGGTCACTCTCAAGGCTCTGTGGCAGCTCTCAAAGATCCGGAAGGCACACAGTTCTCTCACCACTGGTATCTTACTGACTGGAAGTCTGGTGACACCTACCAGTCCTTGTCCAGCTCCAGCACTGCCACTGGGACCACAGTCATTGAGTGCACTCAAGTTCAGGGAAGCTCAGAGTCTCTGGCCTCCCCTTCCACCTCCAGAGCGACCACACCCTCCCAGCTCTCCATTGAGGTGGAAGCCAGGGAAGTGGCCTCCCCTGGAAGGCCCACTGGACTGATGTCTCCTTCCAGTGGATACTCCAGCCAGTCAGAGACGCCCACACCCACTGTCTCCATGTCCTTGACCCTGGGCCACTTACCTCCTCCAAGCACCAGTGTCCGAGTACGTCCAGTGGTACCAGAAAGGAAGTCATCACTGCCTCCAACGTCACCAATGGAAAAAGTCTGCAAGTCGCGGTTATCATTTGACCTCCCGCTGACCTCTTCAGCCACCCTGGATCTGTCCGAGATGAGTATCTCCATCCGCAGCAAAACCAAGGTGAGCCGTCATCACTCTGATACCAATTTTGGGGCCAAACTGGCACAGAAAACCAGTCCAAACCAGCCAATCATGCCCATGGTCACTCAGTCTGACCTCCGTTCTGTTCGCCTGAGGTCAATCAGCAAGTCTGAGCCAGAAGATGACATTGAGAGCCCGGATTACACTGAGGAGCCTGGAGCAGAAGAAGTCTTCACCTTGCCAGAGAAAAAAGTGAAGCCTCCCATAGCCGAGAAACCTCCACTGGCCCGAAGGCCTCCAAGTTTGATTCACAGGCCGCCCTCTCTCCCTGGGGAGCATCCACTAACTTCTCCTACTACGGCTATGACACCCAGGAGCTCCGTTCCACACATGAAGCAGCTCCCCCAAGACAGCTACACAGTGTTGCGGAAACCAAAGTCACCCAGCTTCCCCAGTGGCAGGAGCCCGGGGGAGTCGACAGCGCCCTCCACCCTTGTCTTCACACCTCTTGCCGGTTCCTCTGGTGCTTTCTTCTCAGGAACACAGCAACCTCCCCAGGCCAGTGTAGAAGATGGGGGTGCCAAGGTGAGAGCCCTGCCTGAAAGAATCAGCCTCCAGAGCCAGGAAGAAGCTGAGAAAAAGATCAGCAAGATTCCACCTCCGGTACCAAAAAAGCCCAGTGTGCTCTACCTGCCTCTCACCTCCCCTGTAGCTCAAATGGATGCCTGCATGGCAGAACCAAGGCTGCCTTTCAGCCCCATCATCACCCTGGAGGAAGATGCCAAGTGTCCCTCCGCCGCTGCCGCCGGTGATGACTTGAAGTCACCTGGTAAACAGATGGCTTCGGCTCCTCCCATTGACAGTAAAAAggaggccatctctccag GGAGGCCTGTAGAACCAAGCACCGAAGAGAAAAGTTTAATCAGTGATAAAACAGCCGAATGGATCTCGGAGGAGGATGATGACGTGTTTGTGGCTTCTCGCACAACTGAAGATTTGTTTACTGTGATCCACAG GTCCAAAAGAAAGCTACTAGGCTGGAAAGAGCCTGGGGAGGCCTTCCCAGGCAGCAGACCCAGCTCCCATTCGCCAGTGAAGAACACAGCTGACTCTCCCACCAGTGAGTCCGCTGCTGCCACAGGGCCAAGTGCCAGCCTAGATGCTGGCAGAAATGATGATTTCAAGGCCTTGCTCCAGAAGAAGGGAAGTAAGGCAACTCCCAGGACCCGCCCCTCAGCGGCCGAGCTGCTCAAGACCACTAACCCTCTGGCTCGAAGAATCATGGCACAGTTCTCAAAAGACTATGAACCCACTGACAACCCCGGTACCTAA
- the Nhsl2 gene encoding NHS-like protein 2 isoform X3 codes for MMGNSHHKQPRSKSQSTRMHSATGHSNSPAGSLACSATSDIRPGHSAPQVVQGRVAIGQEARFPSLTSPGLRHSSSEPADPHQARGDPDPPGMESMAVVYSVPSSCNGPTESTFSASWKGEAFTYMTPSASSQGNQVTENGKNPSSGNSWVSLNTLPPLVPKEAATLFVTRDNPAGCTGLPRYSEHLTQRRQIPERPPKIGLLARGTSRLETGPGGTNRFRERSLSVPTDSGVTSVDYDEEQKASEACILPYASTSSEGSNSTDNIAALSTDQEARHRRQRSKSISLKKAKKKPSPPMRSVSLVKDEPVHPPEGELAMPKDQRPRSLCLSLEHQGHHLSQPDAQGHSQGSVAALKDPEGTQFSHHWYLTDWKSGDTYQSLSSSSTATGTTVIECTQVQGSSESLASPSTSRATTPSQLSIEVEAREVASPGRPTGLMSPSSGYSSQSETPTPTVSMSLTLGHLPPPSTSVRVRPVVPERKSSLPPTSPMEKVCKSRLSFDLPLTSSATLDLSEMSISIRSKTKVSRHHSDTNFGAKLAQKTSPNQPIMPMVTQSDLRSVRLRSISKSEPEDDIESPDYTEEPGAEEVFTLPEKKVKPPIAEKPPLARRPPSLIHRPPSLPGEHPLTSPTTAMTPRSSVPHMKQLPQDSYTVLRKPKSPSFPSGRSPGESTAPSTLVFTPLAGSSGAFFSGTQQPPQASVEDGGAKVRALPERISLQSQEEAEKKISKIPPPVPKKPSVLYLPLTSPVAQMDACMAEPRLPFSPIITLEEDAKCPSAAAAGDDLKSPGKQMASAPPIDSKKEAISPGRPVEPSTEEKSLISDKTAEWISEEDDDVFVASRTTEDLFTVIHRSKRKLLGWKEPGEAFPGSRPSSHSPVKNTADSPTSESAAATGPSASLDAGRNDDFKALLQKKGSKATPRTRPSAAELLKTTNPLARRIMAQFSKDYEPTDNPGT; via the exons GTCACAGCAACAGCCCAGCAGGCAGCCTGGCCTGCTCTGCCACCTCAGACATCAGGCCCGGCCACTCAGCTCCACAAGTTGTTCAGGGAAGAGTTGCTATTGGGCAGGAAGCTCGGTTTCCAAGTCTCACCTCGCCAGGACTGAGACACTCTTCTAGTGAGCCTGCAGACCCTCACCAGGCACGTGGTGACCCAGACCCTCCTGGCAtggagagcatggcagtggtGTACAGTGTCCCCAGTTCTTGCAATGGACCAACAGAGTCAACGTTCTCCGCTTCCTGGAAGGGAGAAGCTTTCACATACATGACTCCAAGTGCCAGCAGCCAGGGCAATCAAGtcactgaaaatggaaaaaatcctTCCTCTGGAAATTCCTGGGTGTCTCTGAACACACTCCCACCTCTGGTCCCTAAGGAGGCGGCTACCCTTTTTGTCACCCGGGATAACCCAGCAGGATGCACTGGGCTACCCAGATACTCTGAGCACCTCACTCAACGAAGGCAAATACCAGAAAGACCTCCCAAGATTGGCCTTCTGGCCCGTGGTACCTCAAGACTGGAAACAGGCCCAGGCGGGACCAACAGATTCCGGGAGCGGTCACTGTCTGTGCCCACAGACTCCGGTGTCACCTCAGTGGACTATGACGAAGAACAGAAGGCGAGTGAGGCCTGCATCCTGCCTTATGCCAGTACAAGCTCTGAAGGTAGTAACAGTACTGACAACATTGCAGCCCTCAGCACTGACCAAGAGGCGcggcacaggaggcagagatccaaaaGCATTTCACTCAAGAAGGCTAAAAAGAAGCCCTCTCCACCCATGCGAAGTGTCTCACTAGTGAAAGACGAGCCAGTCCACCCACCAGAAGGGGAATTGGCAATGCCCAAGGACCAGAGGCCCAGGAGCCTTTGCCTCTCCTTGGAACACCAAGGGCATCATTTGTCTCAGCCAGATGCTCAAGGTCACTCTCAAGGCTCTGTGGCAGCTCTCAAAGATCCGGAAGGCACACAGTTCTCTCACCACTGGTATCTTACTGACTGGAAGTCTGGTGACACCTACCAGTCCTTGTCCAGCTCCAGCACTGCCACTGGGACCACAGTCATTGAGTGCACTCAAGTTCAGGGAAGCTCAGAGTCTCTGGCCTCCCCTTCCACCTCCAGAGCGACCACACCCTCCCAGCTCTCCATTGAGGTGGAAGCCAGGGAAGTGGCCTCCCCTGGAAGGCCCACTGGACTGATGTCTCCTTCCAGTGGATACTCCAGCCAGTCAGAGACGCCCACACCCACTGTCTCCATGTCCTTGACCCTGGGCCACTTACCTCCTCCAAGCACCAGTGTCCGAGTACGTCCAGTGGTACCAGAAAGGAAGTCATCACTGCCTCCAACGTCACCAATGGAAAAAGTCTGCAAGTCGCGGTTATCATTTGACCTCCCGCTGACCTCTTCAGCCACCCTGGATCTGTCCGAGATGAGTATCTCCATCCGCAGCAAAACCAAGGTGAGCCGTCATCACTCTGATACCAATTTTGGGGCCAAACTGGCACAGAAAACCAGTCCAAACCAGCCAATCATGCCCATGGTCACTCAGTCTGACCTCCGTTCTGTTCGCCTGAGGTCAATCAGCAAGTCTGAGCCAGAAGATGACATTGAGAGCCCGGATTACACTGAGGAGCCTGGAGCAGAAGAAGTCTTCACCTTGCCAGAGAAAAAAGTGAAGCCTCCCATAGCCGAGAAACCTCCACTGGCCCGAAGGCCTCCAAGTTTGATTCACAGGCCGCCCTCTCTCCCTGGGGAGCATCCACTAACTTCTCCTACTACGGCTATGACACCCAGGAGCTCCGTTCCACACATGAAGCAGCTCCCCCAAGACAGCTACACAGTGTTGCGGAAACCAAAGTCACCCAGCTTCCCCAGTGGCAGGAGCCCGGGGGAGTCGACAGCGCCCTCCACCCTTGTCTTCACACCTCTTGCCGGTTCCTCTGGTGCTTTCTTCTCAGGAACACAGCAACCTCCCCAGGCCAGTGTAGAAGATGGGGGTGCCAAGGTGAGAGCCCTGCCTGAAAGAATCAGCCTCCAGAGCCAGGAAGAAGCTGAGAAAAAGATCAGCAAGATTCCACCTCCGGTACCAAAAAAGCCCAGTGTGCTCTACCTGCCTCTCACCTCCCCTGTAGCTCAAATGGATGCCTGCATGGCAGAACCAAGGCTGCCTTTCAGCCCCATCATCACCCTGGAGGAAGATGCCAAGTGTCCCTCCGCCGCTGCCGCCGGTGATGACTTGAAGTCACCTGGTAAACAGATGGCTTCGGCTCCTCCCATTGACAGTAAAAAggaggccatctctccag GGAGGCCTGTAGAACCAAGCACCGAAGAGAAAAGTTTAATCAGTGATAAAACAGCCGAATGGATCTCGGAGGAGGATGATGACGTGTTTGTGGCTTCTCGCACAACTGAAGATTTGTTTACTGTGATCCACAG GTCCAAAAGAAAGCTACTAGGCTGGAAAGAGCCTGGGGAGGCCTTCCCAGGCAGCAGACCCAGCTCCCATTCGCCAGTGAAGAACACAGCTGACTCTCCCACCAGTGAGTCCGCTGCTGCCACAGGGCCAAGTGCCAGCCTAGATGCTGGCAGAAATGATGATTTCAAGGCCTTGCTCCAGAAGAAGGGAAGTAAGGCAACTCCCAGGACCCGCCCCTCAGCGGCCGAGCTGCTCAAGACCACTAACCCTCTGGCTCGAAGAATCATGGCACAGTTCTCAAAAGACTATGAACCCACTGACAACCCCGGTACCTAA